Proteins from a genomic interval of Flammeovirgaceae bacterium SG7u.111:
- a CDS encoding O-antigen ligase family protein, with amino-acid sequence MELKKYFNSEGDDAKAAIHSGLYNWLIKERALSIGALVSCLLICLSISFLTVKVHWVLPIVIVAAVIGGPFIISAMFKPKVGVYLMIFISVFMSVLLKLLSGIPIGLVMDFTILCMMLGMLYRCYLSRDWSIFHTPITIPIVLWAAYNVLEFANPIASSRVAWFYVVRPVVGYIQIFFITYGILKTPTQLKNILVFLLCMSSISGIWGLYQYFFGYFDFEMRHIIRNDAVHLVFIQGRWRSFGTMGSPAHYGIVMAYMSIVGFLMLRLKFHWLLKVCLVIMALCCFGGMIYAGARSAYAVLPIAGACIVGLSKSVKMYVLAVIAGIGLFIVIIMPTNNYHIKRIQSTFNASEDKSYLERQHNRDRIKPWILKHPIGGGLGSTGVWGGRFSPGSFLASFPPDSGYVRVAVETGWIGLIIYLFLWANLLIKGAWGYFFNMKDPELKTIALCIIVIIFPLAVVELAQEILVKLPSNFLFWIYVAILFRAIEMDKEKQNQAS; translated from the coding sequence GTGGAACTGAAAAAGTACTTTAATTCGGAAGGAGATGATGCCAAGGCGGCAATTCATTCTGGCTTGTATAACTGGCTAATAAAAGAGCGAGCACTTTCCATAGGTGCTTTAGTTTCCTGCCTACTTATTTGCCTTAGCATTAGCTTTCTCACGGTTAAAGTTCATTGGGTGCTACCTATTGTAATAGTAGCGGCTGTGATAGGAGGACCTTTCATTATCAGTGCTATGTTCAAGCCGAAAGTAGGAGTATACCTAATGATCTTCATATCGGTTTTCATGTCTGTTCTGCTCAAATTACTTTCGGGTATCCCCATCGGTTTAGTGATGGACTTCACCATTTTATGTATGATGTTGGGAATGTTGTACCGATGCTACCTGAGCCGAGATTGGTCAATTTTCCATACACCTATTACTATTCCCATAGTTCTATGGGCTGCTTATAATGTATTGGAGTTTGCTAACCCAATTGCCTCTTCACGGGTTGCATGGTTTTATGTTGTTCGTCCTGTCGTAGGCTATATTCAAATATTTTTTATCACTTATGGTATTTTAAAAACCCCAACACAGCTTAAAAATATCTTGGTTTTCCTCCTATGTATGTCCAGTATTTCTGGTATTTGGGGATTGTACCAATACTTTTTTGGCTACTTTGATTTTGAAATGCGGCATATCATCCGCAACGATGCGGTGCATTTGGTCTTTATCCAAGGTAGGTGGCGATCATTTGGAACAATGGGATCGCCTGCACATTATGGTATTGTGATGGCGTATATGTCTATTGTAGGCTTTCTAATGCTTCGTTTAAAGTTTCATTGGCTACTAAAAGTATGCCTTGTAATAATGGCCTTATGCTGCTTTGGAGGAATGATTTACGCGGGAGCTCGATCTGCATATGCAGTACTACCAATAGCAGGAGCCTGCATTGTGGGGCTTTCTAAAAGTGTGAAAATGTATGTGCTGGCTGTTATTGCAGGAATTGGGTTGTTCATTGTCATTATAATGCCTACCAACAATTATCATATCAAACGTATTCAGTCTACTTTCAATGCAAGTGAAGATAAATCTTATTTGGAACGGCAGCATAATCGAGACCGGATTAAGCCATGGATACTGAAGCACCCTATAGGTGGAGGTTTAGGTTCAACGGGTGTATGGGGCGGACGGTTCTCTCCAGGATCTTTTTTGGCATCTTTCCCTCCTGACTCTGGCTATGTACGGGTAGCTGTAGAAACAGGCTGGATTGGACTTATTATCTACCTCTTCCTGTGGGCAAACCTATTGATAAAAGGAGCCTGGGGGTACTTTTTCAATATGAAAGACCCCGAACTGAAAACTATAGCCCTATGTATTATTGTCATTATTTTCCCACTTGCTGTAGTAGAACTTGCTCAAGAAATTTTGGTCAAGCTCCCGTCTAACTTCCTCTTTTGGATTTATGTAGCTATTCTTTTTAGGGCAATTGAAATGGATAAAGAAAAACAAAATCAAGCATCATGA
- a CDS encoding glycosyltransferase family 1 protein: MKNITMVSCQHFQSGIGHYGYELAKHISKKNGQVELYKPFKPNHPDQHYHQHKWIKPIHYRSFRQMHPYLLPLFIRNAIGKTSSDVYHAHWFMSGLALTYFVQKPVVVTMHDVSLLHVLEKGSRYQQYYHWAIERFRKRRIPLIVVSETARQDTIQYANYPQELVHAIPNGINFERFFPTQKKKANEKFTIVYAGGLGKRKNVGLLLKAFQQLEKKYSVQLRIAGAFPERTEYPNIAKELGLKNVEFTGYLPDEEMNAFYNQGDLMIYPSEYEGFGFAPLEAMAAGTPVLCAKGGALSEISGGGAMLLDYNVEDLVNKTSLLITNTDKRMELAERGKHWVKKYSWERCAMETTEVYQHVIR; encoded by the coding sequence ATGAAAAATATAACGATGGTCTCTTGCCAGCATTTCCAATCAGGAATTGGCCATTACGGCTATGAATTGGCCAAGCATATATCCAAAAAAAATGGGCAAGTAGAACTTTACAAACCATTCAAGCCCAATCATCCAGACCAGCATTATCACCAACACAAATGGATCAAACCCATTCATTACCGTTCTTTTAGGCAAATGCATCCATACTTACTGCCATTGTTCATCCGCAATGCAATAGGAAAAACTTCTTCGGATGTGTACCATGCCCACTGGTTCATGTCAGGGTTGGCTTTAACCTATTTTGTTCAAAAACCAGTAGTAGTTACTATGCATGATGTATCCTTGCTCCATGTACTTGAGAAAGGCTCAAGGTATCAACAGTATTACCACTGGGCTATTGAGCGGTTTAGGAAGCGTAGGATTCCTTTAATAGTCGTTTCTGAAACAGCTCGGCAAGACACTATTCAATACGCCAATTATCCACAAGAATTAGTACATGCCATTCCCAACGGGATCAATTTTGAGCGTTTCTTCCCAACCCAAAAGAAGAAAGCTAATGAAAAGTTCACTATTGTATATGCTGGAGGATTAGGAAAGCGCAAAAATGTAGGCTTACTGTTAAAAGCATTCCAGCAGCTGGAAAAGAAATATTCTGTACAGTTGCGAATAGCAGGAGCTTTCCCAGAGCGAACCGAGTACCCTAACATCGCTAAAGAATTAGGCTTGAAAAATGTTGAATTCACTGGGTACTTACCCGATGAAGAGATGAATGCTTTTTACAACCAAGGAGATTTAATGATTTACCCATCTGAATACGAAGGTTTTGGCTTTGCTCCTTTAGAAGCGATGGCAGCAGGCACACCTGTATTATGTGCCAAAGGAGGAGCTCTTTCCGAAATTTCGGGAGGAGGCGCTATGCTTTTGGATTACAATGTAGAAGACCTGGTCAATAAGACCTCTCTATTGATTACAAACACCGACAAACGAATGGAACTAGCTGAAAGAGGGAAGCATTGGGTGAAAAAATACAGTTGGGAACGATGCGCAATGGAAACAACTGAAGTATACCAACATGTTATTCGGTAG
- a CDS encoding glycosyltransferase, whose product MKNNLIKISVIIPTYNRSQLLEQCLKALAGQTLDPLFFEVIVVNDGSTDNTKEIIDLFCYSLPNLIYLEQQNQGPAVARNLGASIAKSNYLAFTDDDCQADSDWLEKSLLLFTNELVGIQGKTYTNRVETSPLTHQIDNEKGSYAVPTCNAIYYKPAFWEVGGFDESFPFPHNEDADLAWRISQLGTIRFCPEVCVYHPPRLEHFSKLKKRMKIMESEFLLFYKNPVLYKKYRNASPWHTIYREVFFKHLPIKFLSSLKKISTPVFMFQNFGLILYWWYDLVRLFPRFWSLRSK is encoded by the coding sequence ATGAAAAATAACCTAATTAAAATATCTGTTATCATTCCTACCTACAACCGAAGCCAATTATTGGAGCAGTGCTTGAAAGCTTTAGCGGGTCAAACTCTAGATCCATTGTTTTTTGAAGTGATCGTGGTTAACGATGGTTCTACGGATAACACAAAAGAAATTATAGATTTGTTCTGTTATTCACTTCCTAATCTTATTTATCTGGAACAGCAAAACCAAGGTCCTGCAGTAGCAAGAAACTTAGGTGCTAGTATAGCTAAAAGCAATTATTTGGCATTCACCGATGACGATTGTCAAGCAGATTCGGATTGGTTAGAAAAAAGTCTGTTGTTATTTACTAACGAATTGGTTGGTATACAGGGGAAAACATATACGAACAGGGTTGAGACTTCTCCACTTACTCATCAGATTGACAATGAGAAAGGGAGTTACGCTGTACCCACATGCAATGCCATATACTATAAACCTGCTTTTTGGGAAGTTGGGGGATTTGACGAGTCGTTCCCTTTTCCGCATAATGAAGATGCGGACCTGGCTTGGCGAATCAGCCAATTAGGTACAATTCGATTTTGCCCTGAGGTATGTGTGTATCATCCTCCTCGTTTGGAGCATTTCTCAAAGCTAAAAAAGCGAATGAAAATTATGGAAAGTGAGTTTTTACTGTTTTACAAGAATCCAGTGCTTTATAAGAAATATCGCAATGCAAGTCCATGGCATACTATTTACCGAGAAGTATTTTTTAAGCATCTTCCTATCAAGTTTTTAAGCAGCTTAAAAAAGATATCCACACCAGTATTCATGTTTCAAAATTTTGGTTTGATTCTTTATTGGTGGTATGATTTGGTGAGGTTATTTCCTAGGTTTTGGAGCTTGAGAAGCAAGTAA
- a CDS encoding oligosaccharide flippase family protein translates to MLSYKKILWTVANNAIDLLVGVGIFILVSKKYTPSEVGIWTLFTAVFYFVTKIRESIVQSALVKFSAGKTGNEYWDVLQCSFVLNISIDLLITTLVLTAGRWVLPHGVSDLLIYYPLYATAWAIYRWQLIVLRSSLKVEAIFRTNLAFVAILISGLVWVFFTTQPLSSIVLVLGIASSISVGLACFYISPILIWKAKPKWRLHLEMFQFGKHGFFRDLVGLLSGRINVFLIASFLTLTDVALLGVASKFTQLIVIPNTAIQSLFFPKVCELVNTKKLELLKFFFQNTVALVLSILLPMALLISLFAKPLVILISSTEYTDAAPLAICMVFTSALTLPFGNAFGSVVNALNKPKLNTKVVTGISLLNIVLLFTIVYYWGLIGVVVAPLIANVIGLVWTQRILKKELNISFIGCFKLILEQYRKLLLSGKKYVKTNSPSVHYEK, encoded by the coding sequence ATGCTTTCTTACAAGAAAATATTGTGGACAGTAGCTAATAATGCTATAGATTTACTTGTCGGTGTAGGCATTTTTATACTGGTAAGTAAAAAATATACTCCTTCAGAAGTAGGTATCTGGACCCTATTCACTGCTGTATTTTATTTTGTGACGAAAATAAGAGAAAGCATCGTACAGTCTGCATTGGTAAAGTTCTCTGCAGGAAAAACAGGAAATGAATATTGGGACGTGTTACAATGTAGTTTTGTCCTCAATATTTCAATTGACTTATTAATTACCACATTGGTACTTACAGCAGGCAGATGGGTTTTACCACACGGTGTAAGTGATTTATTGATCTATTATCCACTTTATGCTACAGCTTGGGCAATTTATCGTTGGCAATTGATAGTACTACGATCTTCTCTGAAAGTGGAAGCAATTTTTAGAACTAATTTAGCCTTTGTAGCCATATTGATTTCAGGATTAGTTTGGGTGTTTTTTACCACCCAGCCTTTGTCTTCCATAGTACTGGTATTGGGTATAGCAAGTTCTATATCAGTAGGCTTAGCATGTTTTTATATTTCTCCAATATTGATCTGGAAAGCGAAGCCTAAATGGAGGTTGCATTTGGAAATGTTCCAGTTTGGAAAGCACGGTTTTTTCAGAGATTTAGTAGGGTTGCTGTCGGGGAGAATTAATGTGTTTCTAATAGCCAGTTTCCTCACACTTACAGATGTTGCATTACTAGGAGTAGCATCTAAATTTACTCAGTTGATCGTGATTCCTAATACAGCTATTCAATCGCTCTTTTTCCCCAAGGTTTGTGAGCTTGTCAATACAAAAAAACTTGAACTGCTTAAGTTTTTCTTTCAAAATACGGTAGCTCTGGTGCTAAGTATTCTTTTACCAATGGCATTGCTAATTAGTCTTTTTGCAAAACCTCTGGTTATTTTGATTAGCAGTACAGAATATACAGATGCAGCTCCTCTTGCTATTTGTATGGTTTTTACTTCGGCGCTGACTTTACCATTCGGCAACGCCTTTGGAAGCGTGGTCAATGCACTTAATAAACCAAAACTCAATACAAAAGTAGTTACAGGAATTTCCCTATTAAATATTGTCCTCTTATTTACTATCGTCTACTACTGGGGATTGATAGGGGTTGTGGTAGCTCCGCTTATAGCCAATGTGATTGGTCTAGTTTGGACACAACGAATTTTAAAAAAAGAACTCAATATTAGTTTCATCGGCTGTTTTAAGCTGATTCTGGAACAATACAGAAAGCTTTTGCTATCTGGGAAAAAATATGTTAAAACAAACTCACCCTCCGTTCATTATGAAAAATAA
- a CDS encoding methyltransferase domain-containing protein has translation MKINNPKSRFDLKIASSDLVLEIGGGHNPHPRADYVVDKYVHDNTHRSGDLKVLGEQFFVEADGESLPFKDKVFDYVICCHVLEHVPNPEKFLKEMMRVAKRGYIEVPSLIGEFLAPKSSHTWVSLEIENKLTLVKKSDLGMEKPTHDFGDLFLYHLTQNSIPFKMLKRNYPDLFSVRIEWDESFGFSINPTDEATLSYFTKPWTKEQIEQMFPKYNRLDETIESLKILTHLCWKYALRKLNEVQTAFMPSLDFFPNKSQKHQTNPFQV, from the coding sequence ATGAAAATAAACAATCCAAAATCTCGCTTCGACTTAAAAATAGCTTCTTCCGATTTGGTATTAGAAATAGGTGGAGGGCACAATCCACATCCTCGTGCAGATTATGTTGTAGATAAGTATGTACATGATAATACGCACAGAAGTGGAGACCTGAAGGTATTGGGTGAACAGTTTTTTGTAGAAGCAGATGGTGAATCATTACCTTTTAAAGATAAAGTATTTGATTATGTGATCTGCTGTCATGTATTGGAGCATGTTCCTAACCCTGAAAAATTTTTGAAGGAGATGATGCGGGTGGCAAAAAGAGGCTACATCGAAGTGCCTTCCTTGATTGGTGAATTCCTAGCCCCAAAATCGTCCCATACTTGGGTGAGCCTTGAAATTGAGAACAAACTTACTCTTGTAAAAAAGAGTGATTTAGGGATGGAAAAGCCAACTCACGATTTTGGAGATTTGTTTTTATATCACCTTACCCAAAATTCTATTCCATTTAAAATGCTGAAGAGGAATTACCCTGACCTTTTTAGTGTCCGTATCGAATGGGACGAAAGCTTTGGTTTTTCTATCAATCCGACTGATGAGGCAACGCTTTCTTATTTCACTAAACCTTGGACAAAAGAGCAAATAGAACAGATGTTTCCAAAGTACAATAGGCTAGATGAGACTATAGAATCTCTAAAAATTTTAACTCATCTCTGCTGGAAATATGCGCTTAGGAAGTTGAATGAAGTACAAACTGCTTTTATGCCTTCTCTTGACTTTTTCCCTAACAAAAGCCAAAAGCACCAGACAAATCCTTTCCAAGTGTAA
- a CDS encoding glycosyltransferase family 1 protein translates to MKITYISCRHANCGIGRYTSELANYVYDQEDVQVYRKGEGDKSFINAYPYRSFRSLKDYIAPYYLYQAIKNEDSTIWHADYPDAITSLHFKKKTKGKVVTTVHDAIPYLFYKDKLSFKFYEYNMKQAMKYSDAFIVVSKQAKEDLIRFTNISEDRVHVIYNGINHDFFYPGNVTENETFTIRYIGGLGVPHKNAIALVETARILEKANVKFRLEIGSGIGTNTQLAKLIEEYGLKNVYFNGFIPDVELRSFLAGADLFFYPSLYEGFGFPPLEAMACGTAVVAANKGSLPEVLGNASYLVDPNPEDFANAIIEVMGNAKMRQTMQEKGIAQALKYHWSKAGSETLSLYHSLA, encoded by the coding sequence ATGAAAATAACCTATATATCTTGTCGTCATGCAAATTGTGGTATTGGACGCTATACTTCTGAGTTGGCAAATTATGTATATGACCAAGAGGATGTCCAAGTCTATCGAAAAGGAGAAGGCGATAAATCTTTTATCAATGCCTACCCATATCGCTCATTCCGATCTTTGAAAGATTATATTGCTCCTTACTATTTGTATCAGGCCATTAAGAATGAGGATAGTACCATCTGGCATGCAGATTATCCTGATGCGATTACCTCTTTGCATTTCAAGAAGAAAACGAAAGGCAAAGTTGTTACCACGGTTCATGATGCTATTCCTTACTTGTTTTATAAAGATAAGTTGAGTTTTAAATTTTATGAATATAACATGAAGCAGGCAATGAAGTATTCAGATGCATTCATTGTGGTTTCAAAACAAGCAAAGGAAGATCTTATTCGCTTTACCAATATTTCTGAAGATCGCGTACATGTGATTTACAATGGAATAAACCATGATTTTTTTTACCCTGGTAATGTAACGGAAAATGAAACATTTACTATTCGCTATATAGGAGGCTTAGGTGTGCCACATAAAAATGCCATAGCTTTAGTGGAAACCGCACGTATTTTGGAAAAAGCCAATGTTAAGTTCAGGTTGGAAATAGGAAGTGGAATTGGGACGAATACACAATTGGCAAAGCTCATTGAAGAGTATGGGTTAAAAAATGTGTATTTCAATGGTTTCATTCCTGATGTAGAATTAAGAAGTTTCTTAGCAGGGGCAGACCTGTTTTTTTATCCCAGCCTATACGAAGGGTTTGGGTTTCCCCCTTTGGAAGCAATGGCTTGCGGGACTGCCGTGGTTGCGGCAAATAAAGGTTCCTTACCTGAAGTATTGGGCAATGCTAGTTATTTGGTTGATCCCAACCCAGAAGATTTTGCAAATGCAATTATTGAAGTAATGGGCAACGCAAAAATGAGACAAACTATGCAAGAGAAGGGTATTGCCCAAGCTCTCAAATACCATTGGTCAAAAGCAGGGAGCGAGACCCTTTCCCTCTACCATTCTTTAGCCTAA
- a CDS encoding FkbM family methyltransferase: MNQIKLYFWELFYLKFTAHLAELASGSQYLLRGLRKINLPEKFKSRIVAHLGDTFDSVKPFIAEVDSVKFEIDLNDDVQRGIYFNAFEKKELQLIKKIIPENAVCLDVGANIGFYTLNISKFRPKSTIHTFEPDPAVYAKLQRNCQINSVDNRVIHHPIALSDQISQQQFYRSDEAHYGCGSLSFQPQYSAETIEIETCTLDHFLDEHAIDQVDFIKIDIEGHELQMLKGAKKTLENKKVKYILVEFNGEKLKANGDTLESFLSFFESVQYAPTLFNLKLLEKLKAGKINPERICTNFLFTY; this comes from the coding sequence ATGAATCAGATTAAACTTTATTTCTGGGAATTATTCTACCTAAAATTCACCGCTCATTTGGCAGAACTGGCTTCTGGCTCACAGTATTTACTGAGAGGTTTACGTAAAATAAATTTGCCAGAAAAATTCAAGTCCAGAATCGTTGCCCACTTGGGTGATACCTTCGATTCGGTCAAGCCTTTTATTGCAGAGGTAGATAGTGTCAAATTTGAGATTGACCTTAACGACGATGTGCAAAGAGGTATTTATTTCAATGCTTTTGAAAAAAAAGAATTACAGCTGATCAAAAAAATTATTCCAGAAAATGCGGTTTGCCTAGATGTGGGAGCAAATATTGGCTTTTACACATTGAACATTTCGAAATTTAGGCCAAAAAGCACCATTCATACTTTTGAACCAGATCCGGCAGTTTATGCAAAACTTCAAAGAAACTGTCAAATCAATAGTGTGGACAACCGTGTAATCCATCATCCTATAGCACTTTCTGACCAAATCAGCCAGCAACAGTTTTACAGAAGTGATGAGGCTCATTATGGTTGTGGAAGCCTTTCGTTCCAACCCCAGTACTCCGCTGAAACAATTGAAATTGAGACGTGTACACTGGATCATTTTTTAGATGAACATGCTATTGACCAAGTTGATTTTATCAAAATAGACATTGAAGGGCACGAATTGCAGATGTTGAAAGGCGCGAAAAAGACGCTAGAAAATAAAAAGGTCAAATACATTTTGGTAGAGTTCAATGGGGAAAAACTCAAGGCAAACGGAGATACTTTGGAAAGCTTTTTATCCTTCTTTGAAAGTGTTCAGTATGCGCCTACTCTATTCAACTTAAAATTGCTAGAAAAGCTCAAGGCAGGGAAAATCAACCCAGAGCGTATTTGTACCAACTTCTTATTTACCTATTAA
- a CDS encoding glycosyltransferase family 2 protein encodes MTLIIPAYNEEDVIAEKIINTLQLDYPKAFLDIWVVTDGSTDQTNNIVQSFDGVKLLYSPERKGKVAAINRAMAHIDSEIVVFSDANTILNRDALQHLICEFRDNEVGAVAGEKTVVTKSTKSSTGNGEGLYWSYESFLKKQDADFYSVVGAAGELFSMRTALFQPLEEDTILDDFMLSFQVNLQNYKVAYAPNAKAMELPSSSLSEERKRKVRISAGGFQAMSRLPQLWNITRHPLLSFQYFSHRVFRWTICPLALVLLLISNTYIALDSVIYFLFFLGQLGFYGLALGEHRLSKHGKSNKIAYIPYYFLFMNISVVQGALRFIKDQQPATWEKSKRVEGMVSI; translated from the coding sequence GTGACTTTGATAATTCCAGCTTATAATGAGGAAGATGTAATTGCTGAGAAAATTATAAATACCCTACAATTAGATTACCCTAAAGCATTTTTAGACATTTGGGTTGTTACAGATGGTTCCACCGACCAGACTAATAATATTGTTCAAAGTTTTGATGGGGTAAAACTTTTATATTCTCCAGAAAGAAAAGGAAAGGTAGCGGCTATTAACCGAGCGATGGCACATATAGACTCTGAAATTGTAGTTTTTAGTGATGCCAATACTATCTTAAATAGAGATGCGCTTCAACATTTAATCTGTGAATTCCGAGATAATGAAGTTGGAGCTGTTGCAGGGGAAAAAACGGTTGTTACGAAAAGTACCAAGAGTTCAACGGGCAACGGAGAGGGATTGTATTGGTCCTATGAGTCCTTTTTAAAAAAGCAAGACGCTGATTTTTACTCCGTAGTAGGTGCAGCAGGGGAGCTTTTTTCAATGCGAACGGCTTTATTTCAACCTTTGGAAGAAGATACTATTTTGGATGATTTTATGCTATCATTCCAAGTGAATTTGCAGAACTATAAAGTGGCTTATGCTCCCAATGCGAAAGCGATGGAGCTGCCTTCCTCTAGTTTGTCAGAAGAACGCAAAAGGAAGGTCAGAATAAGTGCAGGTGGTTTTCAGGCAATGTCCAGGCTACCTCAACTATGGAATATTACCCGTCATCCTCTGCTTTCATTTCAGTACTTTTCCCATCGTGTTTTCCGCTGGACTATTTGCCCTTTGGCACTCGTATTACTTCTCATATCCAACACTTACATTGCCTTAGACAGCGTGATCTACTTCCTGTTCTTTTTAGGACAGTTAGGGTTTTATGGATTGGCTTTGGGAGAACATCGGCTTTCCAAGCACGGCAAATCTAACAAGATAGCCTACATCCCATATTACTTCTTGTTTATGAATATCTCGGTGGTACAAGGAGCACTTCGATTTATAAAAGACCAGCAACCTGCTACTTGGGAAAAATCAAAGCGAGTGGAAGGAATGGTATCAATCTAA
- a CDS encoding glycosyltransferase family 2 protein, producing MNDLYKKVSVIAINFHSVRHTVAMLKSLQRDCYPNLEVIVVDNESKFDPTIVFRTILPKVKVIRSEKNLGFAGANNLAIQVATGDFLFFLNNDAEVTNQCILRLTQRLLVSEHIGAVSPKIKYFNSNIIQYAGFTPINPLTGRNLTIGKGEIDKGQHDTSQETAYVHGAAMMVRSEVVHKIGKMPEDYFIYYEELDWSTQISKEYMIYYEPNALVYHKESRSVGENSPLKTYYQTRNRILFMYRSFSVSNFSLFLLFFLVFSLPKTTLTKLVKNEYQNIKALFKGSYDALIALLSNEKYYPPYEFS from the coding sequence ATGAATGATCTATATAAAAAAGTAAGCGTTATTGCTATCAACTTTCACTCAGTGAGGCATACCGTTGCTATGCTTAAGTCACTGCAGAGAGATTGCTATCCCAATCTAGAAGTAATTGTGGTTGACAATGAATCAAAATTTGACCCTACAATAGTTTTTAGAACCATTCTGCCAAAAGTGAAAGTGATCCGTTCCGAAAAGAATTTGGGGTTTGCTGGAGCGAATAATTTGGCTATTCAAGTTGCTACAGGCGACTTTTTATTCTTCTTGAATAATGATGCTGAAGTTACAAATCAATGTATACTAAGGCTTACACAGAGGTTATTGGTTTCTGAACACATTGGTGCAGTTAGTCCAAAAATCAAATACTTTAATAGTAATATCATCCAATATGCAGGGTTTACTCCTATCAATCCGCTAACAGGGCGTAATCTGACTATTGGCAAGGGTGAAATAGACAAGGGACAACATGATACTTCCCAAGAAACAGCTTATGTACACGGTGCAGCTATGATGGTTAGGAGTGAGGTAGTTCATAAAATAGGCAAGATGCCAGAAGATTATTTTATCTACTACGAAGAGCTGGATTGGAGTACCCAAATTAGTAAAGAATATATGATTTACTACGAACCTAATGCTCTGGTATATCACAAAGAATCGAGATCTGTAGGTGAAAACAGTCCTCTAAAAACATATTACCAAACTCGCAATCGTATTTTGTTCATGTACAGAAGTTTCTCTGTTTCAAACTTCTCCCTATTTCTTCTATTCTTTTTAGTCTTCAGCTTGCCCAAAACCACTTTGACCAAACTGGTTAAGAATGAATATCAGAATATTAAAGCCTTATTTAAAGGGAGTTACGATGCTCTTATTGCTCTTTTAAGCAATGAAAAATATTACCCACCATATGAGTTTTCCTGA
- a CDS encoding glycosyltransferase yields the protein MLNNQNIIFFALPKFHGTYTSTSASIAKELAKSNRVLWVENPFTWKDIFSNKVAFLALLHQLGLAIRADKDNKKQISKSNKGIYFITPLPVLPINFLPHGWLYNQLSKLNHRIVLYSIKKSIRKMGFEKYIYINSYNFYYPNLSDLLNPFYKVYHCVDGMMRSYSLKHGKYLENILLSKVDLVITTSPQLKREKSVYHSNTYCIPNAADFQHCSKATQETTLVPPNVKQYGKNLIGYVGNIERRIDFPLLKKVMTNNPNWDLLMIGPTMSNYIPRWIYDVPNIHFVGKIPYAQLPNYLKALKVTLIPYKIDAISKTIFPLKLYEYLGAGKPVVATNFNTEILNPISDLVYVTDNSSAFERAINHALENDSKAIQTRRLALAEQNTWQERGKEFLSLLEKNVQLK from the coding sequence ATGCTTAATAACCAAAATATAATCTTCTTCGCCCTTCCTAAGTTTCATGGGACTTATACATCTACAAGTGCAAGCATTGCAAAAGAGCTAGCAAAAAGTAATCGAGTTTTGTGGGTAGAAAACCCTTTTACTTGGAAAGACATTTTCTCAAATAAAGTAGCCTTTCTAGCACTTTTACATCAATTAGGATTGGCGATAAGAGCCGATAAGGATAACAAAAAACAGATTTCGAAATCAAACAAAGGCATTTACTTCATCACCCCTTTGCCCGTTCTACCAATTAACTTTCTGCCACATGGCTGGCTTTATAACCAATTGTCAAAATTAAACCACCGAATAGTTCTCTACAGTATTAAAAAGAGCATCAGAAAAATGGGGTTTGAAAAATACATCTACATCAATTCATATAATTTTTACTATCCCAACTTGTCTGACCTACTTAATCCATTTTATAAAGTCTACCATTGCGTTGATGGTATGATGCGAAGTTATTCACTAAAACATGGGAAATATTTAGAAAACATCTTGCTTAGTAAGGTTGATTTGGTAATTACAACTTCTCCTCAATTGAAGCGGGAAAAGTCGGTTTATCATTCCAATACATATTGTATTCCTAATGCGGCAGATTTTCAACATTGCTCTAAAGCAACACAAGAAACCACGCTTGTTCCCCCCAATGTGAAACAATATGGTAAAAACCTGATAGGCTATGTTGGTAATATAGAACGAAGGATAGATTTTCCACTGCTCAAGAAAGTTATGACTAACAATCCGAACTGGGACCTTCTGATGATCGGACCAACTATGTCAAACTATATTCCCAGGTGGATTTACGATGTGCCCAATATCCATTTTGTCGGAAAAATTCCATATGCCCAACTTCCCAATTACTTAAAAGCACTCAAAGTAACTTTGATTCCCTATAAAATAGATGCTATTAGCAAAACCATTTTTCCGCTAAAGCTCTACGAATATTTAGGTGCAGGCAAGCCAGTGGTAGCTACCAACTTCAATACAGAAATATTAAATCCAATTTCAGATTTGGTATATGTTACTGATAATTCCTCAGCATTTGAAAGAGCAATAAACCACGCTTTGGAAAATGACAGTAAAGCTATACAAACTCGTCGCCTTGCTTTGGCAGAACAAAATACATGGCAAGAACGAGGAAAAGAATTCCTATCACTTTTAGAGAAAAATGTACAACTTAAGTAG